A genome region from Plasmodium vivax chromosome 11, whole genome shotgun sequence includes the following:
- a CDS encoding malate:quinone oxidoreductase, putative (encoded by transcript PVX_113980A), translating to MLRVKSVFCRYRRQARHVSSGEELAAGVYDTVVIGGGVTGTALLFLLSKFTNLKKLAILERRSDFALVASHGKNNSQTIHCGDIETNYSFEKAKFIKRYADLLRNYLCHLPAEKREGISSVTQKMVLGVGEKECSFLEERYPVFRKLFKPMKLYGKSDIHSVEPRVVLKNENTLREETLAALYMPPELTTCDYQKLSNSFVECARSMNGVDSKKISINLNTEVTNIEEANESLYIIHTNRGFIKSRFVVVCACGHSLMIAQKMNYGLEYSCLPVAGSFYFSGNVLNGKVYTIQNPALPFAAVHGDPDIIEKGKTRFGPTALPLPLLERDNMNTLVDFLKVWNPDLSLFHVYFNLFKDMTMLKYVCRNFLFEIPILNKYLFLKDVRKIIPSLTTRDLSYCVGYGGVRPQLINKVSKKLILGEGKIDPGKNIIFNITPSPGATTCLGNGESDMNIICERLNGTVDRPAVRKFLYQGDYPVDYL from the exons ATGTTGCGAGTGAAGAGCGTGTTCTGCAGGTACAGGA GACAGGCGCGCCACGTGAGCAGCGGGGAGGAACTAGCGGCGGGCGTGTACGACACGGTGGTCATCGGGGGGGGCGTGACAGGCACAGCGCTGCTCTTCCTCCTGTCCAAATTTACCAACCTGAAGAAGCTAGCCATCCTAGAGAGGAGGAGCGACTTCGCCCTGGTTGCCTCCCACGGAAAGAACAACAGCCAGACGATCCACTGTGGAGATATAGAAACGAATTACTCATTTGAAAAGGCAAAGTTTATAAAACGCTATGCAGATTTGTTACGAAATTATTTGTGCCATTTGCCAGCAGAGAAGCGAGAGGGAATTTCCAGTGTAACTCAAAAAATGGTGCTCGGGGTGGGTGAAAAGGAGTGTAGTTTCTTGGAGGAAAGGTACCCCGTATTTAGGAAGCTGTTCAAACCGATGAAGCTGTATGGCAAAAGTGACATACATAGTGTGGAGCCCCGAgtggttttaaaaaatgaaaatactCTCCGAGAGGAAACGTTAGCAGCGTTATACATGCCACCAGAGCTGACGACGTGTGACTATCAAAAGCTATCAAACAGTTTCGTCGAGTGTGCTAGAAGTATGAATGGGGTAGACTCGAAGAAGATCTCCATCAACCTAAATACAGAAGTTACAAACAtagaagaagcaaacgagTCGTTATACATAATTCATACCAACAGAGGATTTATTAAATCTCGATTCGTCGTCGTTTGTGCATGTGGGCACTCTCTCATGATAgctcaaaaaatgaattacgGCTTGGAATACAGCTGTCTTCCCGTAGCCGGGAGTTTCTACTTCTCTGGGAACGTTCTTAATGGGAAAGTCTACACCATACAGAACCCGGCTCTCCCATTTGCAGCCGTACATGGGGACCCAGATATTATAGAGAAAGGGAAGACTCGCTTCGGGCCTACTGCTCTCCCACTGCCACTACTAGAGAGAGATAACATGAATACCCTAGTGGACTTCCTAAAAGTCTGGAACCCAGATTTGAGTCTCTTTCACGTCtattttaacctttttaaagaCATGACCATGCTCAAGTATGTCTGTAGGAACTTCCTTTTTGAAATCCCCATCCTTAACAagtacctttttttgaaggACGTCCGGAAAATCATTCCCTCCTTGACCACTCGGGATCTCTCCTACTGTGTTGGCTACGGGGGGGTCAGGCCACAACTCATAAACAAAGTGAGCAAGAAACTCATcctgggggaggggaaaatcgACCCGgggaaaaatatcatttttaacatcaCGCCCTCCCCCGGGGCCACCACCTGCTTGGGGAACGGCGAGAGTGACATGAACATTATATGCGAGCGCCTCAACGGTACCGTCGATAGACCCGCCGTGCGGAAGTTCCTCTACCAGGGGGACTACCCCGTCGATTACTTGTAG
- a CDS encoding hypothetical protein, conserved (encoded by transcript PVX_113975A), which produces MESLRILVLGDVGVGKSSFLKLITERFSEIYPINFFDYYMHLEEEEEEGNKFVSSKDLAENNCKTKRVQALVESMFFQAKKNFLEFIESKMNGHHFFCEQRHKYTYGFEIFTFLWHMDKAYNNNKFEKNIPLNIRQQPGGGFSNMLAVRGQEEKALLVEFLEIGGIQTYSCIRNIFYTKHDGILLVYDSSNNRSYHNLAKWMYEVYEHRKPPSDVFCSAKRGRNKFWNLFKGADAKEDNQGTGDGPSGRGIPKGCPDHGGCGGFRDLHGHRKSGAHVGCNAECKAKYNTSYNRAYITAHPAESYAHRSANRHLEEDQDQDPFASDDDSDLEKGRAKKGDQILKGEIPIACIATKIDKKNAKEKPASVKTPETSIFYKFFFPDLSANATNEAANAHKDNLKRKKEILKKLENHITQATEIKASSIDCVVDIEKFMHFLRRVYEKKYISPGLEG; this is translated from the coding sequence ATGGAGAGCCTGCGCATACTGGTGCTGGGAGACGTGGGCGTGGGGAAGAGCTCCTTCCTGAAGCTAATAACGGAGAGGTTCTCCGAAATATACCCAATTAATTTCTTCGACTACTACATGCACctagaggaggaagaggaggaggggaaCAAATTTGTAAGTTCCAAAGATTTAGCCGAAAATAATTGCAAAACGAAGAGGGTCCAGGCCTTGGTAGAGTCTATGTTCTTTCAAGCTAAAAAGAATTTCCTAGAATTTAttgaaagcaaaatgaatggtcatcattttttttgcgagcAAAGACACAAGTACACCTACGgatttgaaatttttacttttctatGGCACATGGATAAGGCATATAACAACAACAAATTTGAGAAGAATATTCCCCTGAACATAAGGCAGCAACCTGGGGGAGGCTTTTCCAACATGCTGGCTGTTCGTGGGCAGGAAGAGAAGGCACTTCTGGTGGAGTTCCTCGAAATAGGAGGTATCCAAACGTACTCGTGCATccgaaatattttttacacaaagCACGATGGGATTCTACTTGTTTATGACTCTTCAAATAATAGGTCCTATCACAATTTGGCCAAATGGATGTACGAAGTGTATGAGCATAGGAAGCCTCCATCGGATGTGTTTTGCTCCGCCAAAAGGGGTCGAAATAAATTTTGGAACCTGTTTAAGGGCGCCGATGCGAAGGAGGATAACCAGGGGACGGGGGACGGCCCCTCCGGGAGGGGGATACCCAAGGGCTGCCCTGATCACGGCGGGTGCGGGGGCTTCCGCGACTTGCACGGGCATAGGAAAAGCGGCGCCCACGTGGGGTGCAACGCGGAGTGCAAGGCGAAGTACAACACATCGTACAACAGGGCGTACATCACAGCGCACCCCGCGGAGAGCTATGCCCACCGGAGTGCTAACCGCCACCTGGAGGAAGACCAAGACCAGGACCCCTTCGCCTCCGATGACGACTCGGACCTCGAAAAGGGACgcgccaaaaagggggaccaaATTCTCAAGGGAGAAATACCTATAGCTTGCATAGCCACCAAGATCGACAAGAAGAACGCCAAAGAAAAACCAGCCTCCGTGAAAACGCCCGaaacttccattttttacaaattttttttcccagaTCTTTCTGCCAACGCCACGAATGAGGCTGCAAACGCGCACAAGGATAATTTAAAGCGAAAGAAAGAAATCCTGAAGAAACTGGAAAATCATATCACCCAGGCGACTGAAATTAAGGCAAGTTCCATCGATTGTGTCGTTGACATCGAGAAATTTATGCATTTCCTCAGGCGCGTGTACGAGAAAAAGTACATCTCGCCTGGGCTGGAGGGGTAG
- a CDS encoding hypothetical protein, conserved (encoded by transcript PVX_113970A), with protein sequence MLDENLSCLLDESDDDCARKNEVKRRKQELRQKSSGMTNESGGEFFPTSILNFNIRNIGNLNNFFKNTSGEFGIVTHYKAAIQGTASRTSTSLPPSGEANQNGNALNRKNEHLRKSSNSKTSVGGKNGTIAAANAAKVVDKDACSERNGRCGSHSLNYFPPLEIEKQEVAKRKKLEASSQGTASIVHPHAGQAKHDGNGGNGSNGSKVTEGNPGAVENTIERNAAHLRENAGVREGEAAKPLAPATSVSGKKRPPETSLYTELFKAGEARKGDAAGAGEANVAVTKSGAKPNEEGILKKRNVRAEGTERASASLHGEKKVTWSNGRSSNRVVRFVTNEDGKELPPRMSSKDATKGTQISSKAKWCSSSSRNASAAPAMGTNSAASISVLSGAPKLNPIRYTSEPSDKCLEADPLAQKNKIEKRKELIFCFSFIKYHSWVKALKILNLPLDPFHLSINAHRYVTEGGEEQPGQDDKTWDKSETQMACAPSPDSHEADAAVSGPSSATLSNRLCNRLCNRASETASETVGETAGGTPSFLYTHNIHNILRNKRFANYRIEKMMVIVKSIRCRSHGYFIVAMDPSGQMPASIHKEVEKEYKKHINIGSTLILKDVTVFETIDNFPYLIITLRSLVRVIRAEETSYAAKEDILKGLRGGKRRPAD encoded by the coding sequence ATGCTCGATGAAAACTTGTCATGTTTGTTAGACGAGAGCGATGACGACTGCGccagaaaaaatgaagtcaaaaggaggaagcagGAGCTGCGCCAGAAGAGCAGCGGCATGACCAATGAGAGTGGTGGGGAGTTTTTCCCCACGTCTATCCTAAACTTTAACATTCGCAACATAGGgaatttgaataatttttttaaaaacaccaGTGGCGAGTTCGGCATTGTTACACACTATAAGGCCGCGATCCAGGGCACCGCTTCGCGCACGTCGACTTCGCTGCCGCCAAGTGGGGAAGCCAACCAAAACGGAAACGCGCTCAAcaggaaaaatgaacatctGAGGAAAAGTTCGAACAGTAAGACttctgtgggggggaaaaatggaacaatCGCAGCGGCAAACGCCGCGAAGGTGGTCGACAAAGATGCATGCAGTGAGCGAAATGGGAGGTGCGGTAGCCACTCTTTAAATTATTTCCCACCCCTAGAAATTGAGAAGCAAGAAGttgcgaaaaggaaaaaattggaggCTTCTTCCCAGGGCACCGCCAGCATTGTACACCCGCACGCGGGGCAAGCGAAGCATGACGGCAATGGCGGCAATGGAAGCAATGGCAGCAAGGTAACCGAGGGGAACCCTGGTGCGGTGGAAAATACCATCGAGCGGAATGCTGCCCATTTGAGGGAAAACGCTGGCGTGCGCGAAGGGGAGGCGGCCAAACCGCTCGCCCCCGCGACCAGCGTGAGCGGAAAGAAGAGGCCCCCAGAAACCAGCCTGTACACTGAGCTGTTCAAGGCAGGCGAAGCGCGAAAGGGAGATGCGGCAGGTGCGGGAGAGGCAAACGTGGCAGTGACCAAGAGCGGTGCAAAGCCAAATGAAGAGGGAATACTGAAGAAGCGCAACGTAAGGGCAGAAGGAACAGAACGTGCGAGTGCATCCTTGCATGGAGAAAAGAAAGTCACCTGGTCCAATGGAAGAAGCTCCAATCGTGTGGTACGGTTTGTCACCAATGAGGATGGAAAGGAGTTGCCACCTCGGATGAGCAGCAAGGACGCAACGAAAGGAACTCAAATTTCGAGCAAGGCGAAATGGTGTAGTAGCAGTAGTAGGAACGCCAGTGCAGCGCCGGCGATGGGAACAAATTCTGCCGCATCCATTTCTGTGTTAAGTGGCGCCCCTAAGCTGAACCCAATAAGATACACCTCGGAGCCGTCAGACAAATGCTTAGAAGCAGACCCACttgctcaaaaaaataaaattgaaaaaaggaaagagttaattttttgcttttcatttataaagTACCACTCTTGGGTGAAGGCGCTAAAAATTCTGAACCTGCCGTTGGATCCCTTCCACTTGAGTATAAACGCGCATAGGTATGTgacggaggggggggaggagcagccTGGCCAGGATGATAAGACCTGGGATAAGAGCGAAACCCAAATGGCGTGCGCGCCTAGCCCAGACTCGCACGAGGCAGACGCAGCGGTAAGCGGCCCCAGTAGCGCCACACTGAGCAATAGGCTGTGCAATAGGCTGTGCAACAGGGCTAGCGAAACGGCTAGCGAAACGGTTGGCGAAACGGCTGGCGGCACCCCCTCCTTCCTGTACACCCACAACATCCACAACATTTTGAGAAACAAGCGGTTCGCAAACTACCGCATCGAAAAAATGATGGTGATCGTCAAGAGCATCAGGTGCAGGAGTCACGGGTACTTCATAGTGGCCATGGACCCGTCTGGCCAAATGCCAGCCTCCATACATAAGGAGGTCGAGAAGGAATACAAGAAACACATAAACATTGGCTCCACTCTAATTCTAAAAGACGTCACAGTGTTCGAAACGATAGATAACTTCCCCTATTTGATTATAACTCTCCGGAGCCTCGTGCGGGTCATCAGGGCGGAGGAAACGAGTTACGCCGCGAAGGAGGACATCCTCAAGGGCCTTCGCGGGGGAAAGCGCCGCCCGGCAGATTAG
- a CDS encoding hypothetical protein, conserved (encoded by transcript PVX_113965A) yields the protein MRRIVRVLLNWILPFFLFRLTQVESNGLIEKVTSQGDLDLVLLFDAGFKESKEKNRSKALENIVELARNLLVEGARRVSLTYVTYDSVGVQTRARADNGGAKEGSAASEAVTSAATSDATSPAAVNTNGSLDRFSKAVMQTKMQQSAQSSNHLKALNYVGIKHFYDADDTSTKMIIMFMSTEGVPERDETELNMVHYLLDRKNITLNIISKVNLKSYCHYLHRVGPNTNELLRCVLKNSFYHRLILTYSLEKFYEDIATNATCSEWSDWSDCSVSCNMGYHFSKRNTLHNVGNAIGGKYKRTGKNCIDQRSLIIQECFETSCDHSLDVCDIEVDLSLLVDDTSSMSQAFWLKYILKPIRNLIAHLNLSSKLVNISITTYSQETYTWVNFSSNLARNRDQLLLFLEYWRFNFGGPANNLKSALNYVHRHVLNANEGRPNAHKVLVIFNVGDVSNNAARGVKEVVRNIKLTYAADVYAICLNNTREGNCQAISGASAVTHDAYEEEVYGEGAANQGEATANPPDEDAPYFYSYSNVSAFREQLTDIQKNICKNAHQAVVATRRRRKKNLRRADTAREPREWHGRRRDTQAGGEDDEAAAGAAARRAGRRAGKGAREKERDEEEEAEEEGDEEAEEAAEEAVEGEGNEEEEAGEEGAEETVEAVAEESAKDSTKDSTKDAAEDAAKETAKNAAKEIAKNAAKEIAEEDAEEELEPEVADADEGVESEADRIVEPGADAASESVEEPPAESSAEPSANPSEEPPTEPSANTPEEPPEEPPTEPSANPSEEPPTEPSANTPEEPPAELSAQPPTELSEEPQPANEAEEQVEPDAAAELSPRRGLGAASRETLHEIGRMAQKLHGAKPINRVSPYYFHNGGNLKGLNKNRVVLKSITNLERIDDVEEEEDEVDAEPVLNPLKKYASVYNIDALPSYKNKGKKNLICRLMKFLFRKKKKYKLKRIDPKDKEKIKQFIADVKKLSDSDETNLQRERQIEEEFNALLESIFKNHGSLPFGDFDFDSVSVSSYGSHMEEDEDADELGLESALPCSWFYIDAAQMNVDTAADARRLADGKGLANSRGLTDADTAAGSAANSADDDSEGEVTPAEAGKSILDDVSIADILVKEGGFATSEKRKLKRRKRSLDQAHGIDSSNKENEAANNAASGGSADRRGGGGQAVFLPRSRGNEKKVEDGKKAVGHGGENGAVPPSPPSSPTFSSTKSLSLVGSKPQMKKKFKSKFDLIQRFKNMAAVVDGQTGISFDSKKYPSPASNEGKRTASHLEEHPGGKKDDPSAHTPNGFQRGKCSKEANEPCDQGGVVPPPAPPTMNYKKEKRSESTVGGRTASNGHVQVDDTCGMKPGEKKEAASGAKSEASSGTNEAASATNETHAHNPKEQVQYDLLQQTHSNSHWEIGSYDPVEEEEYVDTSIYKYSASFALITVILLGTAFLYIRNQKNLMEPVPVTFNDFVTHKGEKKVECREQNIEVKPDETSWQ from the coding sequence ATGAGACGCATCGTGCGGGTCCTCCTCAACTGGATCCTGCCGTTTTTTCTGTTCCGTCTCACGCAGGTTGAAAGCAATGGTTTGATAGAGAAGGTAACCTCGCAGGGAGACCTCGATTTGGTTCTACTCTTCGATGCAGGCTTCAAGGAGAGCAAGGAGAAGAACCGCTCCAAGGCTTTGGAGAACATCGTGGAGCTGGCGAGGAACCTGCTGGTGGAGGGGGCGCGCAGGGTGAGCCTGACCTATGTGACGTATGACAGCGTGGGGGTGCAGACCAGGGCGCGCGCGGATAATGGCGGTGCGAAGGAGGGTAGTGCCGCTTCCGAAGCGGTCACCTCAGCGGCCACCTCCGATGCCACCTCCCCCGCCGCTGTTAACACCAATGGCTCACTGGACCGCTTCAGCAAAGCCGTGATGCAGACGAAAATGCAGCAGTCGGCGCAGAGCTCCAACCACCTCAAGGCCCTGAACTACGTAGGCATCAAACATTTCTACGACGCAGATGACACCTCCACCAAAATGATAATCATGTTCATGAGCACGGAGGGAGTCCCAGAAAGAGACGAGACGGAGCTAAACATGGTGCACTACCTACtggatagaaaaaatataaccctCAACATCATATCAAAAGTGAATCTCAAATCTTACTGCCACTACCTACATAGGGTCGGACCAAACACAAACGAGTTGCTGAGATGTGTTTTAAAGAATTCATTCTACCACAGGTTAATTTTGACTTACAGTTTGGAGAAATTCTACGAAGACATCGCCACGAATGCTACGTGCAGTGAGTGGTCCGATTGGTCCGACTGCTCTGTCTCTTGCAATATGGGATACCACTTTAGCAAAAGAAATACACTCCATAATGTGGGGAATGCCATAGGGGGGAAGTACAAAAGGACAGGGAAGAACTGCATAGACCAGAGGAGTCTCATCATCCAGGAATGCTTTGAAACGAGTTGCGATCACTCTCTCGACGTGTGCGATATAGAGGTGGATTTGTCTCTCCTTGTGGATGACACCTCTAGTATGTCTCAAGCCTTCTGGTTGAAATACATTTTGAAGCCCATTAGGAATCTCATTGCCCACTTAAATTTAAGCTCCAAATTGGTCAACATATCAATTACAACCTACTCTCAGGAGACATACACGTGGGTTAACTTCTCTTCCAATTTGGCTCGAAACAGAGACCAATTACTCCTCTTCTTAGAATACTGGAGATTTAACTTTGGGGGCCCGGcgaacaatttgaagagcgCCTTGAATTATGTACACAGGCATGTGCTTAATGCCAATGAGGGGAGACCTAACGCTCACAAGGTCCTTGTTATCTTTAACGTGGGAGACGTGAGCAACAACGCCGCCAGGGGGGTGAAGGAAGTCGTCCGGAATATTAAGCTCACCTATGCCGCTGATGTGTATGCCATCTGTTTGAACAACACCCGGGAGGGCAACTGCCAGGCGATCAGTGGGGCCAGCGCGGTCACGCACGACGCCTACGAGGAGGAAGTCTACGGGGAGGGTGCCGCCAACCAAGGTGAAGCCACTGCTAACCCCCCCGATGAGGACGCCCCCTACTTCTACTCCTACAGCAACGTGTCCGCGTTCAGGGAGCAGCTCACGGACATACAGAAGAACATCTGCAAAAATGCGCACCAGGCTGTCGTCGCCACCAGGcgcagaaggaaaaagaaccTGAGGAGGGCGGACACCGCCCGGGAGCCGCGCGAGTGGCACGGGCGCAGGAGGGACACGCAGGCAGGAGGGGAGGACGATGAGGCAGCAGCAGGGGCGGCGGCAAGGAGGGCTGGCAGAAGGGCAGGAAAGGGAGCAAGAGAAAAGGAACGagatgaggaagaggaagcggaggaggaaggagatgaggaggcggaggaggcagcagaagaagcagtagaaggggaaggaaatgaggaagaggaagcaggagaagaaggagcggAAGAGACAGTGGAAGCGGTAGCGGAAGAGTCAGCGAAAGACTCAACGAAAGATTCAACGAAAGACGCAGCGGAAGACGCAGCCAAAGAGACCGCGAAAAACGCAGCCAAAGAGATCGCGAAAAACGCAGCCAAAGAGATCGCGGAAGAGGATGCCGAGGAGGAACTCGAACCGGAAGTGGCAGACGCAGATGAAGGGGTGGAGTCCGAAGCAGACAGGATAGTAGAGCCAGGGGCAGACGCGGCGTCCGAATCCGTCGAGGAACCCCCAGCGGAATCCTCAGCGGAACCATCAGCAAACCCCTCAGAGGAACCCCCAACGGAACCATCAGCAAACACCCCAGAGGAACCCCCAGAGGAACCCCCAACGGAACCATCAGCAAACCCCTCAGAGGAACCCCCAACGGAACCATCAGCAAACACCCCAGAGGAACCCCCAGCGGAACTTTCAGCGCAACCCCCAACGGAACTTTCGGAGGAACCCCAACCTGCCAACGAAGCAGAGGAGCAAGTGGAGCCCGATGCAGCCGCGGAGTTGTCTCCCCGAAGAGGACTCGGAGCAGCATCACGCGAAACCCTACACGAGATAGGAAGAATGGCGCAGAAGCTGCACGGAGCCAAGCCGATCAACAGAGTATCCCCCTACTACTTCCACAACGGAGGAAATCTAAAAggtttaaataaaaacagagTCGTTCTAAAATCAATTACCAATTTGGAACGAATAGATGATgtagaagaggaggaggatgaggTAGATGCAGAACCCGTTTTGAACCCATTGAAGAAATACGCCTCAGTGTACAACATAGATGCATTGCCATcgtacaaaaataaagggaaaaaaaatttaatctGTCGACTGATGAAATTcctttttaggaaaaaaaaaaaatataaattaaaaagaattgatCCCAAGGATAAGGAAAAGATAAAGCAGTTCATAGCAGATGTAAAAAAGCTCAGCGACTCTGACGAAACGAACCTCCAAAGGGAGAGACAAATAGAGGAGGAATTTAACGCACTCCTAGagagcatttttaaaaatcatgGCAGTTTACCTTTCGGGGATTTCGACTTTGACTCTGTAAGTGTGTCTAGCTATGGCTCTCACATGGAGGAGGACGAGGATGCGGACGAGCTGGGGCTGGAGAGTGCCTTGCCCTGCAGCTGGTTCTACATAGATGCGGCGCAGATGAACGTGGACACCGCGGCTGACGCGAGGAGGTTGGCTGATGGGAAGGGGTTGGCCAACTCGAGGGGGCTGACTGATGCGGACACCGCCGCTGGTTCCGCCGCTAACTCCGCGGACGACGATTCCGAGGGGGAGGTCACTCCCGCCGAAGCGGGGAAGAGCATCCTGGACGACGTCTCCATAGCGGACATACTGGTGAAGGAGGGCGGCTTTGCGACCAGCGAAAAGAGGAAGctcaaaaggaggaagaggtcTCTCGATCAGGCACACGGGATAGATTCGTCGAACAAAGAAAATGAAGCTGCGAACAATGCAGCTTCAGGTGGAAGCGCAGACagaaggggaggaggaggacaagCAGTGTTCCTACCTCGCAGTCGTGGTAACGAGAAAAAGGTTGAAGATGGCAAGAAGGCAGTAGGCCACGGTGGGGAGAATGGAGCGGTACCACCTTCACCCCCCTCGTCGCCCACCTTTTCGTCTACCAAGTCCCTCTCTCTCGTTGGAAGCAAACcacagatgaagaaaaaattcaaatcCAAATTCGACCTCATTCAGCGCTTCAAAAACATGGCAGCCGTGGTGGACGGCCAGACAGGAATCAGCTTCGATTCTAAGAAGTACCCATCCCCAGCAAGCAACGAAGGGAAAAGAACAGCTAGCCATCTGGAGGAGCACCCAGGAGGGAAGAAGGACGACCCTTCCGCACATACCCCCAACGGCTTTCAAAGAGGGAAGTGTTCCAAAGAGGCTAATGAGCCATGTGATCAAGGGGGGGTAGTGCCTCCTCCTGCACCCCCTACcatgaattataaaaaagaaaaacgaagcGAGTCAACCGTTGGGGGCAGAACCGCCTCAAATGGACACGTCCAAGTGGACGACACCTGCGGGATGAAAccaggcgaaaaaaaggaagcagcaAGTGGTGCGAAGAGCGAAGCATCAAGTGGTACGAACGAAGCGGCAAGTGCCACGAACGAAACACACGCACATAACCCGAAGGAGCAGGTGCAGTACGACCTCCTCCAACAAACGCATTCGAACAGTCACTGGGAAATAGGAAGCTACGACCCCGTTGAGGAAGAAGAGTATGTAGACACaagcatatataaatattctgCCTCCTTCGCTCTGATCACCGTCATCCTTCTAGGCACCGCCTTTCTGTACATACGCAATCAGAAGAACCTTATGGAGCCCGTCCCTGTGACGTTTAACGACTTTGTAACccacaagggggagaagaaggtgGAGTGTAGGGAGCAAAACATTGAGGTAAAGCCGGATGAGACGTCTTGGCAGTAG
- a CDS encoding hypothetical protein (encoded by transcript PVX_113960A; Apicoplast targeted protein. Curated by Stuart Ralph, Walter and Eliza Hall Institute of Medical Research, Australia.), producing the protein MWGRSCVAATSRLLLCGLQCACANAEMRTRGKDLPCTRLCVHMCKCVHIFSHAHLPLHIYTCTFAPTHLHMNICSYTFSHSHAHAGGLLSQKQLLRAPPKKGAPSNIGLLAAIGGK; encoded by the coding sequence ATGTGGGGCCGCTCCTGCGTGGCTGCTACTTCGCGACTGCTACTGTGCGGCCTCCAATGCGCATGCGCGAATGCAGAAATGCGGACGCGGGGGAAGGACCTCCCCTGCACACGCCtttgtgtgcacatgtgtaaatgtgtgcacatattttCACATGCACATTTGCCCCTACACATTTACACATGCACATTTGCCCCTACACATTTACACATGAACATTTGTTCATACACATTTTCTCATTCGCATGCACATGCAGGAGGGCTCCTGTCGCAGAAACAGCTTTTGCGAGCCCCCccgaaaaagggggcgccATCAAATATAGGACTCTTAGCAGCCATTGGTGGGAAGTAG